In Macaca nemestrina isolate mMacNem1 chromosome 10, mMacNem.hap1, whole genome shotgun sequence, the genomic window tactaaaaatacaaaattagacgggtgcagtggcaggcgtctgtaatcccagctggtcaagaggctgaagcaggagaactgcttgaaccagggcggcagaggttgcagtgagccgagatcatgccactgcactccagcctgggcaacagactgagactctgtctcaaaaaaaaaaaaaaaaaaaaaaaaaaagtgttggtaTCATATATACATAGATGTTTAGAAGTTTATTCATCAAAATGTTTGCGTTACTTCTGAGTAGCAAAATTTGGGATTTCTCCCCAccttgtcttaatttttttttttttagtagagacgaggtttcaccatgttgaccaggctggtctcaaactcctgacctcagttgatccacccaccacagcctccctaagtgctgggactacagttgtgagccccaccatgcccggcctctactgtcaatttttttttaacacacattatcattttttttttttttttttttttttttttttttgagacggagtctggctctgtcgcccgggctagagtgcagtggccggatctcagctcactgcaagctccgccccctgggtttacgccattctcctgcctcagcctcccgagtagctaggactacaggcgcccgccgcctcgcccggctagttttttgtattttttagtagagacggggtttcaccgtgttcgccaggatggtctcgatctcctgacctcgtgatccgcccgtctcggcctcccaaagtgctgggattacaggcttgagccaccgcgcccggccacattatcattttttacaataaaatacttcctttttaaattaagattatATAAAATAGGGATTACACTGAAGTCCTAATACTAAGAGACTTCTTGTTTTCCTTATCAAACATAAGAGTGAATAGAGCATTGTTACTATTGAGTATTAGTTCTCATTCAAGGAGGACGTCAGCTCTAGGTCTTCCTTTCTAAACACATTTCCCACAAAGCAACAGGAAATACTTTCTGATGTCGTTTCTCAGACCAAGAGGACATGAGGAAAGAACAATAGCCTTTATAGTAAAATACTTGACGTTTCTAGCaactttatttcaaatataatgcAAATTTTTCCATGGGCATAAACCCAGTTCACAATGTCTCCAAGTTTTCAAAACATTAACAGAACTCTATCCAATGTATAGAAAGAGTGTAAACGGgcttattaattcatttattcaatacaCATTTGTGCTCCTCTCTATATGTCAGACACCAAGACTACAGAAAAGATTGAGTCATCTCCCTGAAATAATTCACAGTCtagtcaaagaagaaaaagagagagggagtaGGAATGTCAACGTCCAAAGTGCAAAAACAGGGCACAAGCAACTTGGAGCTCACAGAAGGGGGCAGTAATTATCAAACTTCAATGACTGTTTTTGAAGTCACCAAATGTAGCACTTGGAAAAATAGGGACGTAGGGTATTTGCCTATGCTTGTCAAGGCTAACAAAATGCCCAGTAGGGGCACGAAACTGATAAAAAGTTGATTGGAATTAAaactgtcatttttttaaatgttaataacgTTTTTGTCCTCTTAAACATAAAATGTTCCTCAATTTATAGTAATGAAATTCGATGTGAAAAAacaagaatgaatgaattttttagGTTATGCCCAATAGCTAAGCAAATAGACACTCTGGCTTTCTGACACTAATTTCCAATTTCACCTAGTCCTGTTAAACTAAAATATGCAAATCTTAAACACGTTTTAAAACTGCACAAATAATCTGAACTAAGTCTCAAAACCTTTTGTAAcccacaacaaaatgaaaagccaAAACTCTTCCTAGatgtaaaacagaaaacacagtGTACGTTTACCCATGAAAACCCTAAGTTTACTACTTCCTCGTTAGAGAATTTCTCTTCCTGGTACAGGAGCAGGATGGTTATCAAATATACCATGTCCTCAAATTCTCAGTCCCTGAAACCAGCTACCGAGCCTCCAAAGAACCTGGCCCGGGGAGAAAAGCGAGGAGGTCAACTTACCCAAGCCTTTGCGCCTAGGTCTTACTGGGAAGGGCGGCACTGCCAGGACAAGACTGGGAGACTCCAGGCCGGTGGAGGGAAACTGCAACAGAGGTTTTCCACCGGGTATCAGGGGTGTGGGGCTCTGTCCCGTCACATACCCCGCGCCCCGGGGCAGGTCCGGGCCTCACAGGCGCCTCCTCTGGATCTCCGCAGCCCCGGGGCTCACGAAGACCCCCAGGGACCTCCGAAGGGTGGCGAGGTGGGCGTCCACCCACCGCAGTCTGACCCCACAGTCCCGGGGCGCCGCAGTGAGGCCTGGCCCACGGGCCGCCCTCCGGTGGAACCCACTCCTGGACACAAAGGGAGGAGGGCTCCCCGGCCTGTGGCGCCCTTCCCCCGACGGCGGCTGCACCCCGGGGGGAGCCCGGCGCTACTCCGGACGCCGCCGCGGCACCTCAAGTCTTCGCGGGTCGCCGACTGCCCAGACACTCCACCTCCGGTTCTGTCCTTTTTGCCCGGGATAGAGCAATCACGTCCACTCGCTACCTCTTCTCCACCTTTGGACAGCTGAGCAATCAAATCCCGCCGGACCCACCCAGCCCGGACTGCGCGCGCCCGCTTATGCAAATAAACACACCCGAAGCCCCAAGGGGCGGCCGCCGGCGCCGCGCACTCCCGCCACGGCTCGTGCCCGCGCGCGTAGAAGTGCCCGCCTATCCCGCGGAGGGGGCTTGGCTTCGCCTCAGGGACTGGCCGCGTTCCCATCAAGGCCTGACTCGGGCGGGGGCGGCGCGCCCGACGTGGCGCGCGCGACCCCTTTGTCCCGCCCCACCTCCTCGGGTCCCGTCGGCCTGAGCGCGCCCGGGAGTTTGAATTTCTTCGGATTTGGAGCAATATCGCAGTGGAAGGCGCTGTGGGGTGAGGTCGCCGCGCACCTCTCCTAGGGGAACTTTGGAGCTGGTAGCTGAAAGACTCAGTGAAGCAACGAGGATGGCGGGGAGAGGGAAGGGGCTGGGCTCTGGGCGGTGCCAAGTCTGTGAAGGGGCGCGGTCACCGCCCAGGGTTCCCGCGATCGCCAAGGCAGCCACGTCCTGCTACCCCTGGTGAAGAAGCTGCCCGGGGCTTCAACTTCCTAGGGCCTCCAGACATGTCTGAGGTGAAGAGCCGGAAGAAGTCGGGGCCCAAGGGAGCCCCCGCTGCGGAGCCCGGGAAGCGGAGCGAGGGCGGGAAGACCCCCGAGGACCGGGGCGGCGGAGGCGGGGGCTGGGCAGACCCCCGAACGGGCCTGAGCCTGCTGTCGCTGGGGACGTGCCTGGGCCTGGCCTGGTAAGTGGACGCGAGGCTGCCCGGGCCGGCCTCCTGTGGGCCCCCTGCTGTTTGTTCTCCCACCCGGCTCAGCATCCCCCCGGAGGTGATCCAACCCCCCAGAGCTGGGCCTTCTGTGCTCTGTCTTGACCCCAAAGGAAGGAAACAGCCCAGCCTTGTTTTTCCCTTTCGCGCGTATCTTATATCTCATTTTCCCCCGTACTGGTAGCATGCCTCTATCGCTCAGAGGGACTTGAGGCTAAAGTTTGGGAACGAGCCGCTTGTTAAGAGCTGCAGATTCGGCCACGCTTTCTGAAGCGCCCGCTTCACGTTAGAAGCGTTCACGTTGTTATAAACCGTTACTTCCTGTCCACTGTGCCCCAGTCCGGGACACATCTGCCCCACCCTACTCGCCCCATAAATGCCTAATGGAAATATTTGCAACCTTGAAATAGATCATTAtgttgggagaccgaggcaggtggatcacttgaagtcaggagttcgagactagcctgaccaacatggtgaaaccccatctctaccaaaaatacgaataatcagccaggcgtggtggtgggcgcctgtagtcccagttcctctggaggccgaggcaggagaatcgcttgaacccgggaggcggaggttgcagtgagccaagatcacaccactgcactccagcctgggcgaccgagtgagactccgtctcaaaaaaaaaaaaaaaggaaagaaaaaaaaaagaaaaagatcattaTGATCCCAAAGGAGCAAACGTTATAGTAACAGAGCTTGGAGGAGTGCTCATATTTTGATCACCGTGCGTGCGttatgaatttaattatttttataattttattaagttACAGATTGAACTTTAATATGGTAAAGCTACAAAACATAGCACTTGTGTTCACTTTAAACAGTTGCAGTTTTAAAACCAGGTAAATGGCAATATAATAGTGTCATTAGGAAAAATGAGTATTAGAAATAACCTTAAAACCAACTTGTAAGTTTTGTTTTcccagtcttcttttttttttctgggggtgAGGTGATAGCCCATTTCATTTTAGTAAGATTGGTACCTTAATAGAATTTTTCTCCGTTTTTCATTCGTTTGTAAAGTTAGTTAGTAAGACTGTTGTTAATCTTCCAGAGTGATAGAATTTTAGAAGAGACCCTGAACATCTAAACATTTTTGATGCTATTACATGTGGAATTATACTTTACTGGTGACTCATCCCAAATAGTGTATTTTTCAGCGTTAAAAGATTTGTTaacagctgggtgcggtggctcacacctgtaatcccagcactttgggaggctgaggtgggtggatcacaagatcgggagttcaagaccagcctggccaacatggtgaaaccctatcactaccaaaaatacaaaaattagctgggcctggtggtgcacacctgtaatcccagctactcgaaggttgaggcaggagaatcgcttgaacctgggaggtggaggttacagtgagccaagatctgccactgcactccagcctgggtaacagagcgagactttgcctAAAGAAATAACgttttttgttttgggaaagtTAGTTACTATTCTGGGATAAGCTTTAGTAGAAAACTAAACTTTATGGGAATAAAATTACCCTCACATCAGGAATTTGCAGTTAGTGTATTACATTGTAATGAATGTAATACATTCATTAGGAAGATTTAATTTGAACTATGTTTGCAAAATGATAAAACAATGCTATACCAAAAATTATtttgggggccgggcgcagtggttcatgcctataatcccaacactttgggagactgaggcaagagaattgcttgaggccaggagtttgaaaccagcctgggaaacatagtgaaaccgtggctaaacattagccaagtgtggtggtatgcgcctgtagtcccaactacttgggaggctgaggtgagaagatagcttgagtctgggaagtcgaggctgcagtaaccCATGATTataccattgtgctccagcctgagagacagagcaagaccctgtctctctataatatatgtattatatgtatttttatgggCAGattctataattattatttaaatagttGCCTCTTAGTTGCTCTTATTAAATCTTTTGCTGCAAAAATTGAAGCATATGTCCTTTGGTCGCTGTTTATGGCAAAACATTTATTCATAGTAAATTtcgaaataaaaatgtatcccCATAAgacatttgtaaacattttccaaataaaaagcaAGTATTTGGCatcttaaaatacttaaaagctCACTAGAATTTTGACAAAGCCATTGAGATCTTTACCACTATAAAACACATAATTCAGCATCTAAAAGTAGGTCCATCAAATCTTTATTAAATGCTTTCTGTACTGACACggccctggtggttaaaatacAAGTGCATATGTGTGCCTGTCTGTGTATTCTTAAATACTGCTTACTCTCAGTCTTCATCTTATTAAGTTGGAGGGAAAAAATCTGAACCCTTCCACTGCCCAAGGAGGATTTCAAGGAATTGCACTATATCATTGTCTTCAGACCATTTCCtatttggaaagaaaagagaaataaaacataagaaaCTTAAAAGTGTGTGCTTTAATATCTtctctctgctaaaaaaaaaaaaaaggcctgataggccaggcgcggtggctcccacctgtaatcccagcacttttggaggccgaggtgggcggatctcttgagcttaggagttcaagaccagcctgggcaacatggtgaaaccctgtctctacaaaaaaattagccaggcatggtggcgcatgcctgtagtcccagctacttgcggggctgaggtgggaggatcgcttgagccctggaatttgaggttttagtgagctttgatcgcactactgcattcagcctgggtgacaaagtgagaccctgcaaagaaaacaaaaaaaaaggcctgaTATATCCTATGTCATCTTGACAATAAACACTGGAGATAAGTTGCCCAAACCTGTATGGCTTGAGTGTCAGTTTGCATACCTCTCTTCTAAATTCTGATGGAAAATTTTCAGATAAGAGAATTGAGGTGATTCTActttcagaaagttaaaaagttgTTAAATTACTAAACAAGACACAATCTGTCACGCATGCTTATTTAATTACATAGAAATTTAATCAGCTGGAAATTCCATTgtgaaaattttgtttcttaaggaaatttcaataggttttttaattgctttttttgttgtttttttgttttgttttaagagatggagtttcgctcttgttgcccgggctggagtacagtggtgcaatctcggctcaccacaacctccgcaagcgattctcctgcctcagcctcccgagtagctgggattacaggtgtgcaccaccacacccagctaattttgtatttttagtagcgacagggtttgtccattggtcaagctggtctcgaactcccaacctcaggtgatccgactgcctcagcctcccaaagtgctgggattacaggcgtgagccaccatgcctggcctaaattgcttttataaaagttttttatAGTAGCTGTTATGTACAAAAAGTCAAAAGCGCTTAAAACaagttgtataattttttatttttattttaatttttttttttttaattttttttttttttttgagacggagtctggctccatcgcccaggctggagtgcagtggctggatctcagctcactgcaagctccgcctcccgggtttgcaccattctcctgcctcagcctcccgagtagctgggactacaggcgcccgccacctcgcccggctatttttttgtattttttagtagagacggggtttcactgtgttagccaggatggtctcgatctcctgacctcgtgatccccccatctcggcctcccaaagtgctgggattacaggcttgagccaccgcgcccggccaatttttttttttttttactatccaATATAATTTTGTCTATAAATCATACTGGAAAACCTTGGCTAActccaacttttttctttgtgttagtAGAGTTTTATCTAAAAGACCAGGGTATACTTTAGATGTCCTGCTTCTTAAAAATGGAATATGGTCAAGGTTTTCTTGAAAACTAGGTATTGTGCTAAAACTGAGGCTATAGATGATATGAAACATAGAGCTAAATGGGTACTGACCCTAATAGTGGCCCTGGAACTTCTTTCCTTGCAGAAGGTCCATAACAACAGCTTCCTTTGGTTATTTGCCTCTTTTTCATTATTAAGCTGAAATAGAGACAGAGGAAACCCTGAATTTATAAGCCCTCAATCAGCTGTCTGCCACCGTTTCACATTCCTAAAGGAGCTATATAGAGGCAACATACACTGTTAATTACCACCATGCACTGTAGAGAAGTGTAAACCATTCATTATCACAGGACCCTAGATAGATCTCTATGAGATCTCTATAGACTGCAATGGCTTATGAAGGAGTCAGGAAGATTCTTTTTGTAAGGCCTACACTAAAAGTAGCCGGGGTCCCTTTCTCCTATATCTAACTCTTCCACAAAAGGccatataatatatgatatgatatgatatgatatgatatgatatgatagaAGAGGCCCAAAAACAagagttatttttctttagtgaTTTATAAGTGGTCTAATCCATTTATTCCATCCTTCATTTGCCATAAACACAACCCAGTTTATAGTGTTCAAAGGGGGACAGGCCTGGGGCTTCTATCAAGTACAAGTGGTCGGGAACCCTGCTTCCGTTATACAATCATAGGCATGTAGGAAGGATGGAAGAGTAGCTGCACAAAGTAGTCTAGAAGAAAGGTAGCTAGtcttggtgggcacctgtaatcccagctggctgggaggctgaggcagaagaatcgcttgaacccgggaggcggaagttgcaatgagccgagatcacaccactgcacctcagcctgggcaacagagtaagactccatctccaaaaaaagaaaagaaaggggccACAGTTCTTAAAGGAAATAGCTGATGTGCTATGCTCTATTGTTCCAGGAGCTTTTATAAATAGCAATAACTATTTAATGTCTACAAAAactcggccgggtgtggtggctcacacttataatcccagcactttaggaggccgaggcaagaggatcgcttgagcccagggagtttgACCTGCAGTGAACTATGGTTGCGTCACTGTAGACCTCTTCCTCTTCAGctacctcaaaaaacaaacaaacaaaaaatagccagatcttttgtttgtttgtttgtttgtttgttttagccaGTGGTGGTAgtgtacctgtggtcctagctacttgctgcttgagagactgaggtgggagaatcacttgaacccaggagttcaaggctgcagtaagctatgatgaggctacagtactccagcctgggtaacagaatgagaccctgtcgaAAAACAAACTACAACCCTATAAAGTATTggctgggtgctatggctcacacctataatcccaacagtttgagaggccaagacaggaagatcacttgagcccaggagttcaagacaagactgggcaacatgggaagacccccatctctataaaaaatttaaaaattagccaggcattgtggcacatgcctgtgttcccagctactcaggaggctgagggggtagGTTGGATTGGGCctgcgaggctgcagtgagccatgatcacaccactgcactccagcctgggaaagagagcaagatcttgtctttaaaaaataaaattaaaataaggtattatccccacttcacagatgaggagacaTCAAAGTTATTTAACTTGCCCAAAGTGATTATACATCTTAGTAAATGCCAGAGCTAAGGCAGTCCAGTCACCCACCTAATCAGTATGATTCGTTGCCTCCCTTTGATATTAATACCCAACAAAAGGCCCACATCCTAGAAATAGAAATCCCTGGGTCcagaattataattattttcttccttctactagAAGGTATACCCTTTAGCAGACCCTAATTGCCTGTTTTTTACACTCATCTAAATGGGAAGACTGGGAACTGCTCTTATTAGAATATGCCCCTGactcataaaaagaaatgaagcaccTTATGCCCTAACATGGATGCCAGTTTGAAAGCTTAGTTTTTCAGAACTGAAGCAGCTTTCTCAGCATATTTTCTTGACTTCTAGAAAATCAGTcatctaggccgggtgcggtggctcacacctgtaatcacttgaacctggaagtgcaggttgcagtgagccaagatcatgccactgcactccagcctaggcagcggagcgagaccctgtctcaaaaaaaaaaagaaagaaaaaaaaatcaatcatctTCTTTaatgttaaatgaattaatatttattatcaagtacttagaatagtgtctggcacatataagtgaaaaataaaatacattttaacataGCACAGCACACACCACTTCGTTTTTTTCTTCACTGGTGCTAAGTCagctttgtacttttttcttataTGCACTGTTCACATGTATCAAGGatgaatttttgttattttagtaagaGGCTAATCATCAAAAAAACTAATTATCAGAGACGATATTCCCACTAACATGACACAGATTTTGTTTAAAGCTTGAATTTGAAAAGAagttctgagaaagtcctttaatatatttttgtagtGAATCAACCTTCATACAAAAGTCTCTTTTATAATAATGATTTCATTCTGAATAAGCTCGCTAATATGTAGTATAGATCTATGGTGGAGTATTGGATAATAAAACCAGTCCCTGAAAttaactgtatttctttttttacttctttttgttttctttgttttctggcaGGGAGGGACAGGAAGGCGTGAGGAGGGCCACTCTTATTTCTTTAGGGTGGTCTCTTTCTTAATAGGGTCTCTATCTGCTGGTCTCAGATATCCTATActctgggggggggggggggaaactCTTAAAAGCCAGAAATGAAACAGCCAATGACAAAAGAATTATGTTCAGCCATCTTTGAGAATTAGGATAATAGTGTTTTCTAATAACCAGAAGCTTTAAAGGTTGCTATTAATTTAAACACAGGAGAAAAGTCCATCTGTGCTAATAATGTAACCTGGGATCCTGTAGAATAGAAATTAGCCAGCATCatcaaaagaaatgtatttcctccAGTATTGTAAACATTTGTCTAATTTAGCTTTGGACAATTTTGTAGCTACAGTTAGCCTAATGATGCCATTTATGAACTCAAAGCATTAGCACTTTTGCAAGGATGCACAAAGTTCATATAACTGCACTTACTCGGAAAAGTCTTTCACTTCTCCATTAAGCCTTGGGATCTTTAAATGATTGCCTTTCAATGGAAATGAATTTCACAAAACACAGTCGGTCAGTATAGTTCTAAGTTTGACTATGCACTTAGACTACCCGAGAAGCTGTTGAGTTTCCAACATCCAAGCCACATCCCAagccaattaaatcagaatcttccTGAGACCCATGCATCAGATTTGTTAAAGCTGCCAGGTGATTGCAGTATGTAGCAAAGCTTTTGAACAACTTGTCTCAGGACTGTGATTTAGGCACTGTTCTCCAATTCATATCCATTTAAATCCAAATTTCAAAGGAGAATTATACTCAATTCTGTTAAGAACAACACAATTATTGTTCTTCTCATGGTTCTGCTCCATTGCATTTTGATGACTCAATGTGCAAAGAAtttcaactgttttttttttctgagcctgAAGAATTGAGTTAAAGTAGACAAAATGGTATTAGATACAAGACAATTCTTTTGTGCTTGCTCATTTCAAATCCTGTATAAACAGATGTTGATTTGTTGTTTTGAAGATTGAGGTAGCTTTTTGGGCTTCCACTTGTGATGAAAAATAAACTCCAATTTTAGAGTGACATCTCAAGTACACCTATACGAATCACATATCATTGAGTATAACCAATTGTACAGTTTATACACTTTGCACTGATTGTGATCTGTTGTCACTTTGACAAtggctttttttctattttcataccTCTTTTCACACCTCCTGCTATTTTGCAACTTCTAATTACTGTCACTTCTCTCTTCTACTCCACTGCTTTTCATCAATCTACTCTTCtacatttcagttttaaaatacttttttatagATAACTCTTGTTTCTCCTACATTTCAGCATAAAAACACCTGTTTTCTAGATATTACCCAAGTATGGCCTTGTGAAAAACAGTAGAGATCAAAGATCTTGTTCTAAATTTTTCACTGTGTCTTCCTCTAAAATATTTCTTGTGCATGCATCTGTTACAGATATCACACCATCTTATTTGTTGGGCTGTGAACTGTGAACAAGGGCAGTGCTTTACTCATCTTTGTATGAGTTAAACCAATACCTACCTCATGAAAATCTGTCAAAATAAACTGATAAAAGTTCCATCTAGGCCGGGCATGTtggcccacacttgtaatcccagcgctttgggaggctggagtgggaggatcacttgaggccaggaattcaagaccaccttggggctagacatggtggctcatgcctgtaatcctagcactttgggaggccaaggcgggcggatcactttaggtcaggagttcaaaaccagcctggccaacatggcgaaaccccgtctctactaaaaatataaaaaaattagcgggacatgttggcaggcgcctttaatcccagctacttgggaggctgaggaggagaatctcctgaacccaggaggtgaaggttgcagtgagccaagatcgcgccattgcactccagcctgggcaacaagagcgaaactccattaaaaaaaaaaaactaaagactaCCTTGGGCAACATACCGAGATggtgtctctacaaagaaaaaataaattaaccagcttacagtcctagctacttgggaggttgaagtaggatgatcacttgagcccaggagttcaaggctacagtgagctatgattgtgacactgcattccagcctgggtgacagactaacACCcagtgtggaaagaaaaaaaaaaaaaactacagctaCCCATACCAGAATTTATGTTGTTCTTAACAGAATTGGGTATAATTCTCCTTTGAAATTTGGATTTAAATGGATATGAATTGGAGaatagtgatttttcttttcttttccaggttTGTATTTCAGCAGTCGGAAAAATTTGCAAAGGTGGAAAACCAATACCAGTTACTGAAACTAGAAACCAATGAATTTCAACAACTTCAAAGTAAAATCAGTTTAATTTCAGAAAAGGTAATCATTAATTGGCTTATCTGGCACAGTATTTCCCATTTTACTACCCCACTATCATTTCTCTATCCCAGCTCGGAacttctttcttcctgccttttaGACCATTACTATTTTAACTCTCACTGATCTTCCTACCTCTTGACATTCTCCCTCGGAGCTATTTTGACTCAGATTGCATTTTGAAGGACAAGGAttttttaatatgacaatttctaGTATTGAAAAAGACCAATTTGTTCATGTTAGCATGATGCTAATTTTCTACTTAAGTGTCACGTATCTAGAGCATTGAAAATATAGTTGATCATGtctacagccataccaccctgaatgcgCTCAATCTCATCTGAAAATATGGTTGATCTTTGGACATAAAATTAGAATATGAATAACACTTATTGGGAAAAGatctatattttttttccttactttctgctttttaaggatatatgtatatgcatttaAGAATGGCTAGCCtaagctgggagcagtggcttatgcctataatcccagcactgtgggaggctgaggcaggcaaatcgcttgaggtcaggagttaagagaccagcctggccaacatggtgaaaacccatctctactaaaaatacaaaagttagccgggtatagtgcacatgcctgtaatcccagctactcgggaggctgagacaggagaatctcttgaacccatgaggtggaggttgcagtgagccgagattgcgccactgcactgtagcctgggctacagagtgaggatccgtcgccaaaaaaaaaaaaaaaaaaaaaaaagttaaaaaaaagaatggctagcCTAAAAGTAAGTATTTGTCCTGTAACCAAATAAGAATTccagtgaaaattaaaataataccatGTCTATATTGTGTTTCTTCAAGTTGCTGATTTCTACTAGATGCATTATTACTATGATTCTTAGAAATGtgaggaaaataaacatttttgtaactCC contains:
- the IKBI gene encoding inhibitor of nuclear factor kappa-B kinase-interacting protein isoform X3; the protein is MSEVKSRKKSGPKGAPAAEPGKRSEGGKTPEDRGGGGGGWADPRTGLSLLSLGTCLGLACGRNLKLSWNN